TTATGCACCGAATTACCAACACGTTCAAACCTTTCTTGATGTCATCTTTCCCCTTCAGTGGGGCTTTTTTGCTCTCTGCAAGCAGCCAGATCGCAGATGGCTCTTTGACATCATAATCGCCTCAGAGCCTATGTATCATGCATCTTCGGGCTTATGCATATCATTCGAGACTGGCGTGAAAGCTGGCTTTACGAACGGCACATGTCATATCACGCCCGAGGTTCGAAAATCACGGCTACTTGCACTACAAGGACTTCAACCTTGCATCGCCGAGTTGCAGGAACAAAAACCACAAAATTCGTCTCTACTAAAGGCGGTTCACGCTGTTGCAATTATTCTGCTGCTTTCGAGTCTCGAGATCTATGGAGAAACCGAAGGCACATGGGAAGTGCATCTGAATGCAGCTGGAACAGTCTTGGACTTGGTTGAGAGGCAGTTGGCCACTCCCGACAATGCCAGTGCCATAGGGGAGCTTCTCAGCAACTCCACACTATCCTTTGAGACTCGAGCACTTGGACTTTTCGTCGCTACTTACGTCTGGACCGACATTTTGGCAGAGGCAGTACATGGAACCAGCTACAGTAAGCCGAGGGCGTTCGAATACCTCACTCTACTCCAAAACGATGCCATCGACATGCGAAGCATAATGGGTTGTCGAAACTCGGTCATGATCGCCATAAAAAAAGTCAGCCTATTTTCTATCTCTATGCAGAAAGACCAACAATCCGGGGCAGCCGAAAGAGCAAAGGCTCTCGCCCTTGACATTCGACATTTGATCCAAGAGGCAGCCTCTGCATTTACGAACTCGGACTCAGGTCTCGAAGCAGATAGCTGCTGGGTCACACTTCTCCATGCGTATGCCGCTTCAGTCTACCTGCAGACTGTGACCGCCCATGAGGCTTTTGGAAGCGATCTCAATATGCAAGAAACGGTAGCAAAATGTCTCGAGTTATTGGAAGCAATCCCTTCGCATCTCTTCATCCGAGTCTGCTGGCCATTCACAGTTGCGGGATGCATGGCAGGCGAGCACCACCATCTAAGATTCCGAGCGGTGGTCCGGCGTGTAGAAGAATCGGGGTGTGTGCTGGGGTTTACGTGGAAGGGCCTGATTGTCATGGAAGAGTGCTGGCGGCTACGACGGTGCAAGCCAGAGTCtgcttggtgttggcgaACGACGATGAAACACATACAGGCACGAATATTATTGATTTAATTTCTAGTTGACATATCACAACAGAAGAATATGCTTTTATTCAATCTTCACTATGACTGCACACCTAAACCACATGGGGAGTAAATGCTtcgcctccatcttcatgaTCAGAACGCGGCTGAGTCTCCCAGGGTGAGAACGCCTTGGGTATGCTTGCATTTTCACTGACCAAACAAAATGGAAGGCGTCAGCCACACTTTTCAATCCTCAGGCAGCAAGGTAAGTTAACCGCTCGACTTCTCGACAGATCAGGCTGCGCGGTACACCTTTGCACTCACTTCTTTCATCCCCCTCCAACATCAACTAAACACAAGCTCAGAGACCAAACAGCACTCCAGTCACTCCCAATGCCGGGTCTGGAAGCCGTTGCGGCTTTTACCCTCGCCTGCAACGTCATGCAGGTCGTTGAGGTCGCCTACAAGACAGTCGGCACCTGTAAACGCATCTACCAGACCGGACAACCTGATCCGGCACTCGACGACTACAGCAGCTAGCTCCGCGACGTTTCCAATGCGCTAGAAACACAGCTCAGCAAGGCTGTGGGCCCTCTATCCTCAGATGACTCTCGACTTCGAGACTTGGCCGTCCAATGCACAACCATTGCCAATGGTTTGCTGGACCAAATCGCATCCGTGTCAAAGTCAGCTGGGAAGAAAACCATCGGATCAAGCATCCAACTTGCCATCAAGAGCATGTTGAAACAAAACGACCTCAATCGTTGGGAGAAGGACCTTGCAAGGTCCCAATCCGCCATGGAAACTCAGTTGCTTGTCGGCTTGCGCCAGCGTCTGGACGCCAACATCTTGCATAGCGATGAAATGGGTCGCGACCTCAAGCACTTCGTCCGCCAGCTGTCAAACGGCCAAACAAGTCTTTCGAACTTGGTTCTCCGACAGACACGCGAGATAAAAGAGGAGATGTCCAAGTCATTCACAGAGGCTGAGGCCTCGACAAAGACACACATCACTATCGAATTGCTCCGCAACGATAACCGCATGCAGAGCCACATATCCAAGGCCTTCGATAATGTTCAAATTGTTGCAGAGAGGCATGCTCAAGGGGAGAGCGCTTCTCGCGCGCTGGAGGAGTCCTATCGGCGTCTTCTCACCAGCCTCAAATTCCCAGAAATGGAGGCCCGGCGCAACCATGTCTCTCATGCTTGTCCAGAGACGTTTCACTGGATTCTTAATTCTCAAGACCCCAAGTGTGACAACAATGCTGGAAACCATTCTGAAGCCCGGACTTGGGACAGTTTGGTTGAGTGGCTCCAATCATCTAAACCAGTGTACTGGGTCAGTGGAAAGCCAGCATCAGGAAAAAGCACACTTATGAAGTTTATCTTGTCCCATGACCAAACGAAGCCGCTCTTACAAAAATGGCAAGACAATGTCCGGATACTTTCCCATTTCTTCTGGAGGCCGGGTACAGAGCTCCAGCAGAGTATTAAAGGCCTCCTCTGTTCACTCTTGCATCAAATATTTGTTCAAGACAAGGGCCAAGTATTATCATACCTCAAGATACGGCGAGAGCTATGCTGGAAAGATTCACCGTCAGACTGGGATCCAAAGGAGCTGCAGGCCTTGCTGGTCGACTGCTTGCAGTGTCCCTCGGCGGCATTTTGCCTATTCATCGATGGCCTTGACGAGGTCTGGCCCAAAGACGGCGTCCATAACCTCGTTTCGTTGCTCAAAACACTCCTTCAAAACAGTAATCATCTCAAACTTTGTGTCTCGAGTAGACGCGAGCACCTGTTGGAAAATCGTCTGCGCGATTACCCCCAGTTAAAAATGCACGAATTGATTCAGAACGACCTCGAGAAATATGCCACTCAGGCCTTGAGCGAGGCATCAGCCCACGCAAACCTTGACAGCGGGGATATCAGAACTATTATCAACCAAATTGTCTGGGCATCCGATGGTGTTTTTCTCTGGACTGTCCTTGTGAGCAACTCGTTATCCAGAGGACTCCGAAATGGTGACTCTCGTAACGAGCTATTTCAGCGCCTCGACTCTCTCCCACGCGACCTTGAGGGCTTGTACCTGGACATGTGGCTCAGGCAGAACGGAGATGATGAAATCTATCGAGAGTCATCTGCGAAGTTGCTTTATCTCTGTCTAGTCGGGTTGGGCTGGAAAGAGAAGCCTGGATTTGGGTTAACGCCAACCGTTCTCCAACTGATGGCCGCAATGGATGATGAAGGCCCAGAGGATCATCTGATACATCGTCGTTACCCAGTTGAAGAACTCAGAATAAGATGCCAAACGACTGTCAAGATGATTCAGGTCAGGAGTGCTGGTCTTTTAGAGGTATACGACGTATACGGCATGTCTCAACTTGACCCGGATTACGAAGCCATTTTTGATGACCGTATTCGGTTCATTCATCGATCCGCCCAGGACTTTCTCACTGATACCCAACAGGGGCGAACTTTTTGGGCAAACCATGGGATGACTTATGATTCAGCTTGCACCAAGCTTTATCTAGCACTAACTCTAACTTATCTAATTGGCGAGCGATTCAAAGAACGCTTTTGGGAACCCTCTTCCCCGCTCGATACACTTGCAGAACATTGTGACTTCCTCGAGCCCAGTACGATACGTCACTGCCTTCAGGAGACAGCCAAACATTGGCACACTCTTCGCGGTCGTCATCACATGTTGGTGGAGGCGAGCTGTTACGGGTTTTTTGAATACGCTTCCGAGCAGCTATCTGCAGAGCAAAACGAATCGTCAGCCGTTCCGCGACTTTTTTTGCATATGACTTGCACCGATGGCTGGATGAGATTCCCAAATGGGATCCGGAGCGAAGCGGGACAACGTCATGTCGTAGAGGGTCAATGTCGCCTTCTGCGTCTCTTCCTCGACAAGGTGGCGTTCCGGGACCCCAAGTCATTCATCTTGCCGCCGGTCGGAGATGGTGGCCCATGCTACAGCATTTCCCAGACTCTGGGAGGTTTTCTCCTATTGTTCCAAGATTCTGTCGACAGCTCAGCGTCTGCCCAAACTCTCATAGACACATTGGGGGCATTTGAAGGAACACCTGTTGATCCAACTGATAAGCTGCTCTTGAATCTGGATTGGGTCATTACACGGAACAGGGAGCCATACCTCAAGGTGTCGCTCTTCGAGCCCGGAGCTACCATCAGCCCGGGAACTGAGCGTGTCCAAGTCGAAATCTCCCTATGTGACTGGGTGGATGCGACTCTAAACAACCTTCATGTGCTGATCACTGGCCACCGCCCTATCACCGGGAATACGTCATGCGCCCCACACGTGCGATTCGTGAGCTTGATCGCCAGAAATACGGCCAAAGAGCTTTGCAGATACACCCCCAACGAAAGCCATGTAAACCATCTTTCACACATGGCCCAAGAGCTGCTCTACGCTCCATTTACACTTCCGGGTTATTCCGACGGATATGCCAATTCATCGGGAAAAGCCTTCATCGGCGAGGTGACATCCTTAAGGGAAGGCTGGGCCGAGTCCGTTTTGGACCCGTGGATATAGTAAGagaaggcatagaatttctTCGTTGACTTTAGCATGACAATTGGAGACCATGAGCCAGAGTTATTTATCTCGAAATCGTCCATATCTCCTGAACTTATAGTGTGTGATAAATAACTAGAACTtggctatttatataaaagcctCGGTAGCGACTTCTGGGTTCGACACATTCGCTATATTAACAGCAAATAAGAGTAAAGAAGGTACTTAAAATAGAGAAAGACAAGTACGCATGAAAATACAGTGCAGAAGCAGCACTTCCACTCCAGCTCGAGCCTTTTTGACCCAGCCACTGCAGCCGTAGGTCATTTCAGATGTTCTCTACGCCTTCATTAGATCACTGTCTGCTACTGCAGCTCGACGGTCTAAGAGGAGTTAATCAAAGGAGTGTGCCTCGCATTCCTTCCGTTCCGGCATCGTTTGCATATAGTGATGTTCCTCGACTTGGCCCCCTTAATAACGATAAGCGAGCCCAGGCTCTATCTGTGGGGCCCATGATTTCAGCGCGTTGCTATCCTTCGCACATAATAGGTCACAGGTCCAAGGTTGACGGGGGTGGACTTAGCGGGGACGCGGGTTGGGCTTCCAGACCTACCCTGAGGTGCGGAGGGCTGATTTTGTAATAGAATTCAGTAAAGTATCTATACAGAAAGCTAGAAAAATAGACCAATTAGAGGGCGGAGTTATGATAACGCGTCCCTAACActctctttatttctttgTTACTGCTATGCTGTGGGCTAGGGATGAATGAACACTTGGATTACATAAGCTTCGGATTGGTATTTGAGTGGTTTGAGGCCAAAGCTGAACCAATTTGGGATGACCTCATTTTTCCATTCCCATCTGCGTTGCACCCTGCGTGGGCTCACCTTGTTCCCCTTAGGGAGCCTCCTTCATTTTGAGTTTTATTAAGAAGGCTTCAGGCACCTTTGCTTCCTCAATAAAATGCGGCTCCTCCACACCCGGAATTTTCAACTTGAGACGTTTATCGGCAAGAAAACTCCAGGGTATGCCATCTTGTCACACACTTGGGGTGACGATGAGGTTCTCTTCCAAGACCTCGAATCTGGGCCCATCCAGTATTGGCGAGAGCGGCGCGGTGCTTCAAAAGTCCTAGGTGCTGCTGCACAAGCGGCATCAGACGGCTACACCTACATCTGGATCGATACCTGTTGCATCGATAAGAGTAGCAGTGCAGAACTTTCagaggccatcaactccatgTATGCCTGGTATAAACGCTCCAGAGTTTGCTACGCATATCTCGAGGACATACTTATACCCGATGCTACACTTCTTGGGCTCAGTCGTTGGTTCACTCGAGGATGGACTCTTCAAGAGCTCATCGCCCCGAGCGAGGTTCGATTCTTCACCTCTTCTTGGGAGTTCCTTGGTCGCCGTGACCAGTTGGCAAAGTCAATCTCCGAGATCACTCGCATCGACCCGCACGTGTTGAAATTTGGACAGCAGACACCGCTTGAGACATATCCCATCGGCCAGAGAATGACTTGGGCTGCTGGACGAACCACGACAAGAACAGAGGACATGGCGTACTGCTTGTTGGGGCTATTTCAGGTAAACATGCCACTGCTATACGGCGAGGGACGCAAAGCGTTTCTAAGGCTCCAGGAAGAGATTTTGAGGCAAACCACATCGAAAGATCATTCGATTTTACTGCACAGGGAATCGGGTCACATCTTTGCATCCCAGCCGTCTTCATTCGACATTGGCTGCAAACTCCATCGGTGGACAGCCCGAACAGACATTGGCCTAGTCCAAGATGGTGTCAAGGTCACACTTCATGTCCAGAAAGTTATCGCAACAGGGGAGCCTCATGGCGTTGAAGAATTCGTAACGTTGGGGGTCCTAGATTGCCGCATTGACGAGGGCACGGGATCTTTTGCACGGCCCGTGATTATTTTGGATCACACCAACGGTTACTACCGCCATCGATCCACAGGCTTGATGATGATAAGGCCTGAAGCCGAGCCTGAGGTGGTGGAAATCGTGGGGACTCACAAGCCACTGAACTTTCACTATGAAAGGCCGCTGAAACTATCGGGAGGTGTGTCATCGAAGATCAAATGATCAATTTGTGAACGCTAACTGGGTGGCGTAGTAAAGGTAGATCCCGCGGCATTTGAGCAAAAGTCAATCACTCTTCGACATCATGACGTTGTTGGCAATACGCATGGTCGTGAAAGAATTCTCCAACTACGATTGGGGAAGATAACACAACCTGAAATGAGGCAGAAATATAAGTTTGGGCCCTGTCGTATATCGCCACATAAGGAGATTCTAAGCATCAACCTCTCGAGCTGGAATACTATTTTTGTCCATGCTGCCATATTCCTCTACGGGCCCCAAGATGGAGAATTGTGCTCCCATCTCCTACTTGTCGGCCTTCTATCAAGAGCCCAGGAACGAGAAAGTGTCCTGTGGGATCGTATCATTCCAACGGGGCCTATTCTGAAAAACAAGCTCAGGGTTTGGCAAGGAGACAATATGGAAGACCTCTATTCAGAAATATTATCGGCTGATTATCTTGAGCCACTGCTGATGGAGTTTTACTACGATAACTCGGGTACAGAGCTCGATGTGAGAAACTACCTTGGCAGGGAGAAATATTCATATGTTACTCAAGATGGCGATGCAATCCAACCCCGAtttgagcttgttgagttTCTTGGGGATTGGTTGTACGAAGTATGGGTCACAGTTGAACGATTaggcgagggagaggagataACAAATATAGGGATTCTTTAAGCCATGCATATTTTTCAAACCATACTCAGGATGTTAATACAAGCCCTCGGAGCAGGCCAGGGCCAGCATCCCGTCCTTGGCATTTTGATAACCTTGGAACTCAAAAATCATTTGTCCTCTTGATCCGTTAGGTTTGGGATCTAACCATAGACTATTACGAGAGCCCTTGCTGGTTTAGTTTATCCAATGCCATTGAGCTTATCACGCTCCTGCGTTCTCGCACATGCCTTCACTATGTGGCCTTCTAGATATCTATTTACAAGTGATGATGGCCTGATGGCCTGCGTTAATCCTGGAGAACCAAGCTTGGCCAGAAGCTTAATATCGGAAGTTCAGAACGAATGTGGGATCCGGCTCGTCTCCAGCTGCGACGACCTCATGGTGACTTGGCCGCTCAACTTGGAGGCCAGCGCAGCCTCGCTTGGCGCCAGCATAGCCATGTACTTATTTGATCGCTTCTATTAAATCACTGACGAATGGTATTTCGCGTAAAGTGCCCAATCGAGTCTGCGGTACCGGTTCATTGACTGATCTGCACCCTGCGCGACGGCCCGTCGGTTAAGCATTGAATGGAACCTTCCGCTTCAAGGGAACGTGCAGTCCCTGCGATTGAGGGAGAGTGGGACTGGGGCCTGGGGCCGAGACTAGGGTTGCCTTTTGATCCTCCTGTGAGTTTGGCGAATCCTTCGGAATACCAACTTCCTCGTATGAGAATCCAGCATCAATGAATGCCTGGAGGTGAAGTGGGCATGCAGGAGCCTTGGCTAGACCTTTGGATATATCTTGGCGAAGGACATGCGGCGCAGGACCTCGTGGCAAGCAAATCTGTGGTGCGTTTACGAGTGAGTGCCACCGCACGACCACCTTATCATACCGATCCATATCTGGGGAATGCCAAGGCGTGGGTGTGGAGATTGGTATGGCCTGAAGATCGCTTGCACAGAAGAGGGATCCA
The window above is part of the Fusarium falciforme chromosome 3, complete sequence genome. Proteins encoded here:
- a CDS encoding HET domain-containing protein, with product MRLLHTRNFQLETFIGKKTPGYAILSHTWGDDEVLFQDLESGPIQYWRERRGASKVLGAAAQAASDGYTYIWIDTCCIDKSSSAELSEAINSMYAWYKRSRVCYAYLEDILIPDATLLGLSRWFTRGWTLQELIAPSEVRFFTSSWEFLGRRDQLAKSISEITRIDPHVLKFGQQTPLETYPIGQRMTWAAGRTTTRTEDMAYCLLGLFQVNMPLLYGEGRKAFLRLQEEILRQTTSKDHSILLHRESGHIFASQPSSFDIGCKLHRWTARTDIGLVQDGVKVTLHVQKVIATGEPHGVEEFVTLGVLDCRIDEGTGSFARPVIILDHTNGYYRHRSTGLMMIRPEAEPEVVEIVGTHKPLNFHYERPLKLSGGVSSKIK